A portion of the Chryseobacterium tructae genome contains these proteins:
- a CDS encoding DUF4932 domain-containing protein, with protein sequence MKKVLFILVSLSSTLGFSQKKTSKFSVNYNKNIETYFLAEILSAEHRKNNKDFELYKIKECSVYQPIVNNALKKYEYLKDSNIAIETAKINDILMDKYGQGNDMLMTPLIYHQEFPATEWINDYQFSSNNLTEVQNKEITQLIKNYLSELSKFYTKENISQFFNENKDFYKGGENEYNKHIPAGFTDAMEQFYGEGFHSYTILISPMMMWPISDGEGRGIGANVISKSGNTDIYEIASPFVKAEKKGQFGYDEEFQARFLSVHEFGHSFVNKEVYQHKDKLEKFKDLFEKSNLKEVMIKTGGYGDYQTCVAEHLVRLGEIQTARIQKDFERAKRLEEYHLKNNFIFLPLLEEKVKEYNSNRKKYKKFGDFVPQLLKVFENSNIEFINNALDQNKK encoded by the coding sequence TTACAATAAGAATATTGAGACTTATTTTCTCGCGGAAATTCTTTCAGCAGAACACAGAAAAAATAATAAAGATTTTGAACTTTATAAAATAAAAGAATGTTCTGTTTATCAGCCTATTGTAAATAATGCGTTGAAAAAATATGAGTATTTAAAAGACTCAAATATTGCCATTGAAACGGCAAAAATTAATGATATTTTAATGGATAAATATGGTCAGGGGAATGATATGCTCATGACTCCTTTAATATATCATCAGGAATTTCCGGCCACAGAATGGATCAATGATTATCAGTTTAGCAGCAATAATTTGACTGAAGTGCAGAACAAAGAAATTACTCAATTAATTAAAAATTACCTCTCCGAACTTTCAAAATTTTATACTAAAGAAAATATTAGCCAGTTTTTTAATGAAAATAAAGACTTTTATAAAGGGGGCGAAAATGAGTATAACAAACATATTCCTGCTGGATTTACTGATGCTATGGAGCAATTCTATGGAGAAGGTTTTCATTCCTATACGATCTTGATCTCTCCGATGATGATGTGGCCTATATCAGATGGAGAAGGAAGAGGAATTGGAGCCAATGTAATCTCAAAATCAGGCAATACAGATATTTATGAAATAGCAAGTCCATTTGTGAAAGCTGAAAAGAAAGGGCAGTTTGGATATGACGAAGAGTTTCAGGCAAGATTTTTAAGTGTACATGAATTTGGACACTCTTTTGTCAATAAGGAAGTATATCAGCATAAAGATAAGCTTGAAAAGTTTAAAGATCTGTTTGAAAAATCAAATTTAAAAGAAGTCATGATCAAAACAGGAGGGTATGGAGACTATCAAACTTGTGTTGCTGAACATTTGGTGAGATTGGGTGAAATTCAGACTGCAAGAATTCAGAAAGATTTTGAAAGAGCTAAAAGACTGGAAGAATATCATTTAAAAAATAATTTCATCTTCCTTCCCTTATTAGAAGAAAAAGTAAAAGAGTATAATTCCAATAGAAAAAAATACAAGAAATTTGGAGACTTTGTTCCTCAATTACTGAAGGTTTTTGAAAATTCAAACATTGAATTTATCAATAATGCATTGGATCAGAACAAGAAATAA